TTAATTATTAAACTTAGATAATACTTAGAAAAGTCTTAAATCAAATTACTTTCCACCTCCGGCACGGCGTTGAGATCCAATCCAAGTCTCGCCACCACACTCTTTCCGTCACCGTCTGCCGCCGTAGAGCTCTGCGGCTCGCTGCTTTTAGTATTGGTAGAAGCTTCCTTCTCAAAGTACTTGACGGCGACTCTCATCCTTCTGAGTATGGCGAAGAATTCCTCCACCTCTTCCTCCGTCGGCGGCGGAGAAGCCTCAGCCTCCTCCACCGGCGGCTCCGGCTCCGGCTCCGGCTCTCTTGCTCCAGCCACCGCTCgtttccttttcttctccCTTTCCAtgattctctctctttctctctcttctcatggcatattaatatactactacaattaTGCTATGATTACAACTATGCATCCATataatttaaactttaaaatatacaaggACTTGACTTTTGAAATCTAGGTCATTTTTTACTCTTAATATATAGTCACCACTCTCACATGTATATACATACTACATGGCACTAAGGGTAGGGAATTAAGCATGCATGATTAAATCAGAACCGTCTAAAGTGGATTATGGTTCGCTCTTTGTATAGTAACCGGTTTTAATGGGCTTAGTTAAAATTGGATTATCGATTTTACTGGTCTGATTTCAGTTCGAATTTTCACAAACCACGATTAATCATCGATTTTGGTctgaaaaaccaaaatatggATTATGTCATAGGAAAACCATTGAAAATTTAGGAAACTGATAAAAATTAGTCgattttaaactaaaatagtGTAGCGCGAATCAGTGcaacatttttataataaaatatggttgaaataaattaatgaaacgtaactttatatattatgaaaattaaaaatgaaataaaatatttatgactaataaatattcttaaaTTACCATGTAACATATTTAATGACCATTTTAGTACGTTTGTAAATAAGAGTCTCTATTCATTATAAACGGTAATAGTATCTTTAGTAGGACATAGGGACAAGTGAGACCCTCGTTCCATATTTATCtactagtacttttttttaacaatttttttaaggccatgtttggttgccaAGATTCTGTCTgagaaagtaatctgattccttagattttaaattcCTGTGTTTGTTTgggtttttaatcaaactgagAAAGTAATCAGCATCTcagaacaaggaaagttagtacaactttccaAGATTatgaatcctaacttttcttaggtattcttttttcaagttttaggattcttttaatataattttattattattattattatattaattaaagttttaaaaatgatttaaattataaatcatacttaatttcagtataataaatattattattaaaattatcgtaattataactatattattataatatttaaatataatttattatcattgtaataattaataatttataaaaaaattaaaaatataattatataatataaatcatactataataaataataataataattttataaattcataactaatcaataaaatcgtactgaaatttaaaatttatatcttcaaatattttggttaaaataataataattatatatattattataaatatttatgattacaatataatactccatgtaactaaaaatacaattatattattatatattatgatggataattcatattttaactatgataataataaatataataatgtaattattatcatttataattgataacttattaaaaaatttatattgttattcttttttataaataaaaataataataagtatatttttagttagtgtttaaattaaatataaaatttaaaatcttgatattttttaaacacgggaaagtaaagttattaGGAATCACATTTCGtagattcatttttttgggaaatatttttcttgttaaCTTTACTTTCTCGCTAAACATGGCCTAAAAGAAATGAGAATGTGAGACTCTTAATTGTGGAGGAGgtgaaaatttgtgaaattttcttaaaattacgACGAGGCATCTTTTAACATCGTCACCTCAATTTCGTAAAATTTGTCTGAcacaatttgaaaatgaaaatcatagGAAATAGACAAATAGTTGAACACTTGAACTGATGCGACCTTTCcctcaattaaatttaagagTACCTAGTAAttgagtattaaatttttacttattacgagtagggctgacaatttttggcacgacacgataacacgatACGAACTCgtacgaaattaatgggtataTGTCAAGGTTTATTGGGTTCGCGTCCTTATcatgtcgacacgataacgacagaaaaacttcgtgtcgtgttcgtgttacacgttaagaaatagtattaatatattatactccctctgtccgccattaggagtcctaTTCATGGgcggtacgagttttaagaaatgttatgaAAAGTGGGtgtaaaaaagttagtggaataaggatctcacttgtatatattagttttcaATGAAATtcgagtggaatgagttagtggaaggtgggaccctattaccatttatggtaaaaatgaaccgggactcttattcgcggatggactaaaatggtaaaacgagactcctattcgcggacggagggagtatattattatttttttgtttattttaaaattttaaaattagaatttaaaatttaatatattattattattatagtgtcATTATTGGTCATGTCATATgtgtgttgttatcgtgtcgtgttgacccgaagtggttcgtgtcgttaatgggttcatgtcgtgttcgtgtctgaggatagagggtcgtgttcgtgttcgtgtttgaaGTTTccttaacgggtcgtgttcgtgtttgttatTATCGTGTCGCGTCATTATCGTgttgacacgataacgacacaacacgcacgatttgccacccctaacTAGAAGTTTAGAATATATACGTATAATTT
The genomic region above belongs to Salvia hispanica cultivar TCC Black 2014 chromosome 3, UniMelb_Shisp_WGS_1.0, whole genome shotgun sequence and contains:
- the LOC125216377 gene encoding uncharacterized protein LOC125216377, coding for MEREKKRKRAVAGAREPEPEPEPPVEEAEASPPPTEEEVEEFFAILRRMRVAVKYFEKEASTNTKSSEPQSSTAADGDGKSVVARLGLDLNAVPEVESNLI